The following are encoded together in the Xanthomonas vesicatoria ATCC 35937 genome:
- a CDS encoding cold shock domain-containing protein, with product MRTHGTLTRWNADRGFGFITPAQPGDEVFVHISAFPRSADAPRIGELISFEIEPGKDGRRQAVRVMRGGAHAPGRGPRRAYAAARSPSPTSALGLGKVILLLLVAGAGGYAYLNRDALTPDAGLTENSPAVPAPARVPAATTLPDRATGQGSPAVTAPASASKTSTTPASTPHYSCGGRTHCSQMTSCDDATYVLQHCPNTAMDGDHDGVPCEQQWCH from the coding sequence ATGCGTACACACGGGACGTTGACCCGCTGGAATGCCGATCGTGGCTTCGGCTTCATCACCCCGGCGCAGCCCGGGGACGAGGTGTTTGTACACATCTCCGCGTTTCCACGCAGCGCGGACGCACCACGCATTGGCGAACTGATTTCCTTCGAGATCGAACCCGGCAAGGATGGGCGACGGCAAGCCGTGCGCGTGATGCGCGGCGGAGCCCATGCACCGGGGCGTGGCCCACGCCGTGCGTATGCAGCGGCGCGTTCGCCATCGCCGACTAGCGCCCTCGGGCTTGGCAAAGTCATCCTGCTCTTGCTTGTGGCAGGCGCTGGCGGCTATGCGTATCTCAACCGGGACGCGCTCACTCCAGACGCTGGGCTCACTGAAAATTCGCCAGCAGTACCGGCACCGGCACGAGTACCGGCAGCCACGACGCTTCCAGACCGCGCGACAGGTCAGGGCTCGCCTGCAGTAACGGCACCTGCATCGGCAAGCAAAACGTCCACTACGCCCGCTTCCACACCGCACTACAGCTGTGGCGGGCGCACGCATTGCTCGCAGATGACCTCCTGCGACGATGCTACTTACGTGTTGCAGCATTGCCCAAATACCGCAATGGACGGCGACCACGATGGCGTGCCCTGCGAGCAGCAGTGGTGCCATTGA
- a CDS encoding hybrid sensor histidine kinase/response regulator, giving the protein MRGLLLGLLVALMVLPALAEVPAIPRFRIVGAAEGLPSTMITAIAQDRAGYLWMTTTDGLVRYDGAEFKVWRNDPTDRYSLRSNALQAMYIDDQDRIWLALAGAGLAMLSADRSKFTAYLPGDVPALSMGDIYAIAGRGDEIWLGMSTGNVLRLDAKGNFSSLDLARMEDPLDPNPVYALALDDRERMWIGTLGGLAYFDGLALHRVRPDGDASGINALQWVGQRLWTSSDTGLRYMDASGGWHTPTWASMFAAGNRVWTVADAGDGEFWLGTEQGLWHTRAGHPPTPVNNGDEPLVSNRHVTTIWRSPHGGIWVPLHGRGLAYLREDWRRTAAFKQVNDQGKGISCSLAPATRSGGLWQFDSSGRLLRYDTSSGALVQTGVQHPDLREMEVASTLEDSRGQLWLGNARHVLSRLDMATGELTHFTGDGPAEAVLWIGEPGDGTVWTAFEQVIQRRDLATGRVLETISPNELHGLKEFPYYQISMGPDGRVWISATGGVYAWHADTHRFMLVPGLDVDFIQRFVVKDRKRIWLYMAGSIERWEQRDGVWKQVSRIRAAEGFPAMDAYGLELDALGRVWMSGPRGLWRIDPRTTPAKIRSFSARDGLTSQEFSRHCLLMSNNGVLVGGTADGFTLLIDTNAPDVPSFTPQMRLEAVSVQHGDRRRALPIGGGFSLVPSDRQLRINMRLLSFIDPMANRYRTRLKGFDNDWVEHGAAGMREFSSLPPGNYVLEMQGVDPLGNASQVQSLQFSVLPPWWRSDVGIALICMIGLLLSALLAAAYRHRVRMRAQWQVAQHKRELAEQASLAKTRFLATLGHEVRTPMTGVLGMSELLLQTSLDARQQGYASAIQSAGKHLLRLVNDALDLARIEAGKLPLDNRDFDLRLLIGQAVELVRPSAEQKQLAFECALDDALPPALHGDASRVQQILLNLLFNAVKFTERGGVQLRVSALPQSPAQGIRVEVCDTGPGMSAEQRGRLFQRFEQAEGALTLARHGGSGLGLAICRELAAAMGGAVSVDSELGQGACFVVELPLRWVTTLPAAAPAPARAVAARDQAPLQLLLVEDDPTVAQVIVGLLQTRGHQVTHVLHGLAALAEVSTRRFDAGLCDLDLPGLDGAALVAQMRARGVRFPIVAVTARADADAEPQAMVAGCNGFLRKPVTGELLASALARVLADAADSPGDSAVG; this is encoded by the coding sequence ATGCGCGGTCTGTTACTGGGGTTGCTCGTTGCGTTGATGGTGTTGCCGGCCCTGGCTGAGGTGCCTGCCATCCCGCGCTTTCGCATCGTGGGTGCCGCCGAAGGCCTGCCCTCGACCATGATTACCGCAATCGCACAGGATCGTGCGGGTTATTTGTGGATGACCACCACCGATGGCCTGGTTCGGTATGACGGCGCCGAGTTCAAGGTATGGCGTAACGATCCGACCGATCGCTATTCGCTGCGCAGCAATGCCCTGCAGGCGATGTATATCGACGACCAGGATCGTATCTGGCTGGCGCTGGCGGGTGCCGGGCTGGCAATGCTGAGCGCCGATCGCAGCAAATTCACGGCATATCTGCCCGGCGACGTTCCCGCGCTGTCGATGGGAGATATCTATGCCATTGCCGGCCGTGGCGATGAGATCTGGCTTGGCATGTCGACCGGAAATGTCTTGCGCCTGGACGCCAAGGGGAATTTCAGCTCACTCGATCTTGCCAGGATGGAAGACCCGCTAGACCCCAATCCGGTCTATGCCCTGGCCCTGGACGACCGTGAGCGCATGTGGATCGGGACACTCGGCGGTTTGGCGTACTTCGACGGGCTGGCCTTGCACCGTGTGCGACCGGATGGCGACGCCAGCGGCATCAATGCGCTGCAGTGGGTAGGGCAGCGGTTATGGACCTCCTCGGACACCGGGCTGCGATACATGGATGCCTCTGGTGGGTGGCATACGCCCACCTGGGCCTCGATGTTTGCGGCAGGCAATCGGGTCTGGACGGTGGCCGATGCCGGAGATGGTGAATTCTGGCTCGGCACCGAGCAAGGGCTATGGCACACCCGTGCCGGTCATCCACCCACGCCGGTCAACAATGGTGACGAACCGTTGGTTTCCAATCGTCATGTGACCACCATCTGGCGAAGTCCGCACGGAGGGATCTGGGTGCCCCTGCATGGCCGTGGGCTCGCCTACCTGCGCGAGGACTGGCGTCGCACGGCAGCCTTCAAGCAGGTGAACGATCAGGGCAAAGGCATCTCTTGCAGCCTCGCACCGGCCACTCGCTCTGGCGGCCTGTGGCAGTTCGACAGCAGTGGCAGGTTGCTGCGCTACGACACGTCGTCTGGCGCCTTGGTGCAGACCGGAGTGCAGCATCCTGATCTGCGTGAGATGGAAGTCGCATCCACGCTGGAAGACAGTCGCGGGCAGCTCTGGCTCGGTAACGCGCGGCATGTACTGTCGCGTCTGGACATGGCAACTGGGGAGCTGACGCATTTCACCGGGGATGGACCCGCCGAGGCGGTGCTGTGGATCGGGGAGCCTGGCGATGGCACCGTGTGGACTGCGTTCGAGCAAGTGATCCAGCGACGCGACCTAGCCACTGGGCGCGTCCTGGAGACGATCTCCCCAAACGAGCTGCATGGCCTGAAGGAGTTTCCGTACTACCAAATCAGCATGGGGCCGGATGGGCGCGTGTGGATCAGCGCCACCGGCGGCGTGTATGCCTGGCATGCCGACACGCATCGATTCATGCTGGTGCCCGGGCTGGATGTCGACTTTATCCAGCGCTTTGTCGTCAAAGATCGCAAACGTATCTGGCTTTACATGGCCGGTAGCATCGAGCGCTGGGAGCAACGTGATGGCGTCTGGAAACAGGTAAGCCGCATTCGCGCTGCCGAAGGATTTCCCGCCATGGACGCTTACGGCCTCGAGCTGGATGCGCTTGGTCGTGTGTGGATGTCCGGCCCGCGTGGCCTATGGCGCATCGATCCACGGACAACGCCTGCAAAGATCCGCAGTTTCAGTGCGCGTGATGGGTTGACCAGCCAGGAGTTCAGTAGGCACTGTCTGCTGATGTCCAACAACGGTGTGTTGGTGGGTGGGACCGCCGATGGATTCACGCTGCTGATCGATACCAACGCGCCGGACGTTCCCTCGTTTACCCCGCAGATGCGGCTGGAAGCGGTGAGCGTCCAGCACGGCGATCGACGTCGCGCATTGCCGATCGGCGGTGGCTTTTCGCTGGTGCCGAGCGATCGCCAGTTGCGCATCAATATGCGGCTGCTGTCTTTCATCGACCCGATGGCGAACCGTTATCGCACGCGATTGAAAGGCTTTGACAACGATTGGGTCGAGCATGGCGCTGCGGGCATGCGCGAATTTTCATCGCTGCCGCCGGGCAATTATGTGCTTGAGATGCAGGGTGTCGATCCGCTCGGCAATGCTTCGCAGGTGCAATCGTTGCAGTTTTCGGTGCTGCCACCCTGGTGGCGTAGCGATGTCGGCATTGCGTTGATCTGCATGATCGGCCTGCTGCTCAGCGCGTTGCTTGCCGCAGCCTACCGGCATCGCGTACGCATGCGCGCGCAATGGCAAGTGGCACAGCATAAGCGCGAGTTGGCCGAGCAGGCATCGTTGGCCAAGACGCGTTTTCTGGCGACGTTGGGGCATGAGGTGCGCACGCCAATGACCGGTGTGCTGGGAATGAGCGAGTTGCTGCTGCAGACATCGCTGGATGCGCGCCAGCAAGGCTATGCGAGCGCGATCCAGTCGGCCGGCAAGCACTTGCTGCGTTTGGTCAACGATGCACTGGATTTGGCGCGGATCGAAGCCGGCAAGCTGCCGCTGGACAATCGCGATTTCGATCTGCGCCTGCTGATCGGGCAGGCGGTTGAATTGGTCCGTCCCAGCGCCGAGCAGAAGCAGCTGGCGTTCGAGTGCGCACTGGATGACGCGCTGCCGCCGGCACTGCATGGCGATGCCAGCCGGGTGCAGCAGATCCTGCTCAATCTACTCTTCAATGCGGTCAAGTTCACCGAGCGCGGTGGCGTGCAATTACGCGTGTCGGCGTTGCCGCAGAGCCCTGCACAAGGCATTCGGGTGGAGGTGTGCGACACCGGTCCCGGTATGAGCGCCGAGCAACGTGGGCGGCTGTTCCAGCGCTTCGAACAGGCCGAAGGCGCGCTGACCCTGGCCCGGCATGGCGGCAGTGGATTGGGCCTGGCGATCTGCCGCGAGCTCGCCGCGGCAATGGGCGGCGCGGTGAGCGTGGACAGTGAACTGGGGCAGGGCGCGTGCTTTGTGGTGGAGCTGCCGCTGCGTTGGGTGACGACGTTGCCTGCAGCAGCACCGGCTCCGGCACGCGCCGTCGCTGCCCGGGATCAAGCGCCGCTGCAGTTGCTGCTGGTGGAAGATGACCCGACCGTGGCGCAGGTGATCGTGGGGCTGCTGCAGACACGCGGGCACCAGGTTACCCATGTCTTGCACGGGTTGGCCGCCTTGGCAGAGGTGAGCACGCGTCGCTTCGACGCCGGGTTGTGCGACCTGGATCTGCCTGGCCTCGACGGCGCCGCGTTAGTGGCACAAATGCGCGCACGCGGAGTGCGCTTCCCGATCGTGGCGGTAACTGCACGGGCCGATGCCGATGCCGAGCCGCAGGCCATGGTGGCGGGCTGCAATGGGTTCCTGCGCAAGCCGGTTACCGGCGAGCTGTTGGCGAGCGCCCTGGCACGTGTGCTTGCCGACGCTGCGGACTCGCCCGGTGACAGCGCCGTCGGCTAG
- a CDS encoding cytochrome b produces MSLKNIERWGGVSQTLHWLIALLILVLGIVGLTMGELPKTPKYFWVYTAHKSLGLTVLALVIARLGWRLYAGAPPPVAGTPRWQERIAGLTHWLLYAMIFAMPLSGWLYDSSSGLRPFRWFGLIAVPKLSGPDEQLRATSHAIHEWGFWLLIAVVLAHAGAALYHHLFQRDATLARMLPRGWLSSKP; encoded by the coding sequence ATGAGCCTGAAAAACATCGAGCGCTGGGGCGGTGTCAGCCAGACCCTGCATTGGTTGATCGCGCTGCTGATTCTGGTGCTGGGAATCGTCGGCCTGACCATGGGCGAATTGCCAAAGACACCGAAATACTTCTGGGTCTATACCGCGCACAAATCGCTAGGCCTGACCGTGCTGGCGCTGGTGATCGCGCGGCTGGGGTGGCGCCTGTACGCAGGCGCCCCGCCGCCGGTGGCGGGCACCCCGCGCTGGCAGGAACGGATCGCCGGGCTGACCCATTGGCTGCTGTACGCCATGATCTTCGCCATGCCGCTGTCGGGCTGGTTGTACGACTCCAGCAGCGGCCTGCGCCCGTTCCGCTGGTTCGGCCTGATCGCGGTGCCCAAGCTCAGTGGCCCGGACGAGCAGCTACGCGCCACCTCCCACGCCATTCACGAGTGGGGCTTTTGGTTATTGATTGCCGTGGTGCTGGCGCATGCCGGCGCGGCGCTGTACCACCACCTTTTCCAGCGTGATGCCACCCTGGCGCGGATGTTGCCGCGCGGCTGGCTATCCTCCAAACCTTAA
- a CDS encoding YceI family protein, translating to MTPLARLLLLPALALTSLAASAAPVRYALDPVHTRVLFAVEHAGFSKALGTVSGSTGSLVFDPDNWASARLDVTVPLHRADLGDAKWNEATLARNLLDAERFPDAHFVSTRVEASGENHAKVSGNLTLHGVTRPVTLEVTLNALKRHPLPPFRRTAGFSATATLSRAEFGIDAWKSMIGDTVELRIEAEAVREGRADDDAMPPQAEPATTDAPANQESGT from the coding sequence ATGACGCCACTCGCCCGCCTGCTGCTGCTTCCCGCCCTGGCATTGACCAGCCTGGCCGCCTCCGCCGCACCGGTGCGCTATGCGCTGGATCCGGTGCACACCCGGGTGCTGTTTGCGGTCGAACATGCCGGCTTTTCCAAGGCATTGGGCACGGTGTCCGGCAGTACCGGCAGCCTGGTCTTCGACCCGGACAACTGGGCGTCCGCACGGCTGGACGTCACTGTGCCGTTGCACCGCGCCGACCTGGGCGATGCCAAGTGGAACGAGGCCACCCTGGCACGCAACCTACTCGATGCCGAGCGCTTTCCCGACGCGCATTTCGTCTCCACGCGCGTGGAGGCCAGCGGCGAGAACCATGCCAAGGTCAGCGGCAACCTGACCCTGCACGGCGTCACCCGGCCGGTGACGCTGGAGGTCACCCTCAACGCGCTCAAGCGCCACCCGCTGCCGCCGTTTCGCCGCACTGCCGGGTTCTCGGCAACCGCCACGCTGAGCCGGGCGGAGTTCGGGATCGATGCATGGAAATCGATGATCGGCGACACCGTGGAATTGCGCATCGAAGCAGAAGCCGTGCGCGAAGGCCGCGCCGATGATGATGCAATGCCGCCGCAGGCCGAACCTGCTACCACTGACGCGCCCGCCAACCAGGAATCGGGAACATGA
- a CDS encoding YceI family protein has translation MSSKLFASPLLVAASLVATFATAPVLAADYVQAPGSSLVFASKYDGEVFTGKFPAFDTTLSFDPANPAAAKLDVRIPLASAISGNNDRDSTLQGPDFFNVAKFATARYRADKFRALGGNQYAADGTLELRGVSKPVTLTFTWTPGAQPVLAGKAVVKRLDFGVGGGDWADTKTIPNETAISTKVVLKAK, from the coding sequence ATGTCGTCCAAGTTGTTCGCCTCTCCCCTTCTGGTCGCCGCGTCGCTGGTCGCCACCTTCGCCACCGCGCCAGTGCTGGCCGCCGACTACGTCCAGGCGCCCGGCTCGTCGCTGGTATTTGCCAGCAAGTACGACGGCGAAGTGTTCACCGGCAAGTTCCCCGCTTTCGACACCACGCTGAGTTTCGACCCGGCCAATCCGGCAGCGGCCAAGCTCGATGTGCGCATTCCGCTGGCGAGTGCGATCAGCGGCAACAACGACCGCGATTCGACTCTGCAAGGCCCGGACTTTTTCAATGTCGCCAAGTTCGCCACCGCGCGCTATCGCGCCGACAAGTTCCGTGCGCTGGGCGGAAATCAATACGCGGCCGACGGCACCCTGGAACTGCGCGGCGTCAGCAAGCCGGTCACGCTGACCTTCACCTGGACACCGGGCGCGCAGCCGGTGCTGGCGGGCAAGGCGGTCGTGAAGCGGCTGGACTTCGGCGTGGGCGGCGGCGACTGGGCCGACACCAAGACCATTCCCAACGAAACCGCGATCAGCACCAAGGTCGTGTTGAAGGCGAAGTAA